The sequence below is a genomic window from Acidilobus saccharovorans 345-15.
AGAGGATGGTGGAGCACGCCAAGAGCATGGGCGCCAACGCGGTCATAGCCTTCAGGCTGGACTCAAACGAGATAGGCGAGACGATGGACGAGATAATAGCCTACGGCACCGCCGTGGTGGTCGAGCCCACCGCCTGAGGCGTCTGGCCTCGCGGCTCACACAGCTGGCAAGGCCAAACGCTTTAAAGTGTGTGAGGGTCTCCTGTAAGTCGCGTGGCACCGATGTCATCAGCTGACCTCAGGGCCAGGCTCGAGGGCTGGGCCAAGACTGAGGTGGCCCACGCAAACAGGCTCTCCGAGACCGCCAGGAGGGCCAGGAGCCCCCTGGTGAGGGCCGTGCTCACGGCCATAGCCGTTGACTCTGAGAAGCACTACCAGCTGCTCATGATAGCGGAGGAGCTGCTCACGAAAAGCGAGCTCAGCGTTGACGAGTTCGAGGGCACGCTTAACGACATAAGGGAGCACATAGCTACTGAGGAGGACGCGATCAAGTTCTTCGAGTCCCAGCTCAGGGACCCCGCCGTGGCCTCAAACCTGCAGCTGACCTTCGTGCTCAAGCTCCTGCTGAGGGACGAGAAGTTCCACCACATAGTCCTTCACGACCTCTACCAGGCCCTGGTGAGGGGCAGGATAATTGGGCAGGGCGAGGAGTGGGAGGAGCTCTACAGGGAGCTCGACAGGTACCTGTAGCCAGCTTAAAGCTTAGCCCTGCCCAGGACGTTGGGGCAGGCCCTTGGACAGGGGCTCGAGGCTGCTGTGGGCCAGCTGGACCTTCAGCGTAGCCAACGGCCTATCGTCGCCGGTCCTGGGCCTCTACCTCTTCACCGGGGGCTCCATGGAGGTCTCCGTGGAGTTCTACATAGTGGGCGCGGCCTTCATACTGGCGACCTACATAGCCGTCGGCATGTCAAGCGGCAGGCTCAGGTCGACGGCCTCCCTCTACAGGCCGGGCCTCGCCCTGCTGGCGGCCTTCTACTTCACCCTCCTGGCCCTGGGCCCCAGGGCCCACAGCTGCGTGCCTCCCTTGGCTGCACTCTACGGGGTGGCCTCCGGGCTTTACTGGAGCGGCTGGGACATAGTCTACTACGAGTTCATAAGCGACAGGCTGACGTTCTTCAACAGGCTCTCCTACCTGGGGTTCGCCTCGTCCCTGGCGCTGCCAGCCATTTACGGCGGCGTCCTGGCGGCGCTCAGGTCCTCGGGCTACTACGTGCTCTTCGCCTCATCGGCTGTCGGCCTCGCGGTGGCCAGCGCCCTAATGCCGAGCCTCAGGCCGAGCCTGGGGAGCTTCTCGGTGCTCCACATGGCCTCGCTCCCAGCCAGGGACAGGAGGTACGGGGGCCTCGTGACCGCGCTCTCGATGCTCTTCGGCTACGGCTACTCCACGTCCTACGTTAACCCCATACTGACGTACGTCTACTTCGGCGACAGCTACTCCAGGTTCGCCGAGTTCAACTACGCGCTCAACGTCCTCGGGGTTGCCGTCGTGAGGGCCAGGAGGTGGATGGCGAGCAGGCTCGGCGCTGGCAACCTGGTGCTGTACTCCTCCGCCGCCCTTATGGCGTCAGCCGCCGCCACTGCTGTGACCTGGAGGGCGGCCCCGGCGTACCTAGTGGCCTCCTCGTTCATGGGGCAGATGGTGACCTTCGTTGACGTAGAGACGTGGAACTCCATGAGGCACGACAGGTTCGCCGAGTACATGACCAACAGGCACCTCATGCTCAACACCGGCAGGGTGACGGCCAGCCTCCTGGTCCTCGCCGTAGTGAACTTCCTGGGCCCCTTCACCTCGCCCCTGGTGCCAGGCGCCTTCGCCCTGGCCGGGGGGTCGTACTTCAAGGTCATCAGGAGGGACAAGCCTTAAGCTTATATTTTAGCCTGGCCTCCCTGGGCCAGGTGCCTGACGGTGGGCACGCTCGTTATAGAGGACGCGCTTATCTTCGACTCCTCCGGGAGGCAGCCCTTCAGGGGCACTGTAGTAGTAAAGGATAACGTAATAGAGGACGTCGGGACCAGGGGCGAGGTCAGCCCCCCTGAGGGGGCCAGGGTGGTGGAGGCCAGGGGCATGTTCCTGATGCCTGGCCTCATAGACGCCCACCTCCACCTCACGGGCTCAAGGAGCGGGAGGATAGAGGAGGACCTGGTGACCCCCATAGGCGTCTTCTTCGCCAGGGCCGTGAGGGACCTGGAGGCCCTGGCCGACGCGGGCTTCACCACAGTGGTGGACGCCGGCAGCATAGTTGGGCTTCACCTGAGGGACGCCGTGGCCGAGGGCACCGTGAGGGGGCCCAGGGTGGTGGCCGCGGGCCCCGTGCTCTCGCAGACCTTCGGCCACGCCGACGTCCACTACCTACCAGTTGAGTGGGTCGACTACAGGACCACCAGGAAGCTCACCCCGTTCGCGTCGCTGATATGCGACGGGGAGGCCGAGTGCAGGAAGGCCGCCAGGCACGCCATGAGGGAGGGGGCCGACTTCATAAAGGTCATGGCGTCGGGAGGGGTCCTAAGCCAGAGGGACAGGCCCGAGTACAGGCAGTTCACGCTCGAGGAGCTGAAGGCTATTGTAGACGAGGCCAGGGCCGCCAACAGGTGGGTCCACGCCCACGCGGAGGGCAAGGCTGGCATAGTGAACGCCGCCAGGGCAGGGGTCAAGATAGTGGCCCACTGCGACATGATGGACGAGGAGGCCGCGGAGGAGGTCCTCAAGGCCGGGGCGACCTGCGTGCCCACGTTCGCCATCGACTACAGGCTGCTGGAGGAGGGCCAGAAGCTTGGGGTGCCCGAGTGGGGCATGAGGAAGATAGCTGAGCTGGCGGACATACACCTAGAGAACATAAGGAGGGCCTACAGGATGGGCGTGAGGCTGGCCACGGGCACGGACTTCTCGGGCGGCGTGGGCAGGCACGGCGAGAACGCGGAGGAGGTGGCAATCTTTGTCGAGAAGGTCGGCATGACCCCGCAGGAGGCCCTCATAGCTGCCACCAGGAACGCAGCTTACGCCGCCGGCCTGGAGGGCAGGGCGGGCATAATAGCCAAGGGGGCCCTGGCGGACCTCATACTCGTCGACGGCAACCCGCTTGATAACGTCAGGGCCCTCACCGACAGGTCAAGGGTAAAGCTGGTGGTCAGGGGAGGGGAGGTAATTAAGGACCTGACCACCAGGGCCTGACCTTTCACCTGTTAAAAGTTACCCTAACACGTAAATGCGTCCCTTTCACTCCTTAATGGGAAAAGGGAACCGCGTTGAGAGCCTGCGCCGACCTGGGCCCTGACCTGACGCCCGCGTGCATAAACGTTGAGCTCACGGACGAGGCGCTGCTGGCCGACGGCAGGGTGATAGCCAGGCTCAGCGACGTTAGGAGGGCCTTCGTGGAGCCAGGGGTTAACGTCAGCAGGCTTGTGCTTGAGCTGAACGACGGGAGGCAGGTGGAGGCCCTCTACTTCACCAGGCCCAGGGAGGAGGACTTCAGGAGGATGGCTGAGGCCATAAACAGGAGGCTCAGGGCTGAGGGCGAGCAGGCGGGGCGGGGCGGCAGCAGGAGGGAGAGGAGGGCGAGCACTATAAGGTGGCTCTACACCTTCGCGAGGCCCTACAGGAGGAGGCTCATAATAGGCACCTCCCTGGCCCTCGTGGCCACCGCCCTCAACCTGGTCCCCCCGTACCTGCTGAAGGTGCTCATAGACAGCGTCCTTGAAAGTCCAACTCACCCGCGCGGCCTCTTTACAGAGCTCATAGCCACGCTCCTGGGCTCCTACGTGGCGCTCACCATAGTGTCTGCGGTTCAGAACTACGTGCTGAACTCCACCGGCTCCATGATAATAAACCACATAAGGCATGAGCTCTACAGGCACGTGGTCAACAACGTCGAGGCGTCGTTCATAGACAGGGTGACGCCGTCAAGGATACTCTCAAGGCTCACCACGGACGCCGGCAACACCAACTGGCTCATGGTCTGGGGGCTGCCGACAGTGCTGACCAACGTGCTCACTGTGATAGGCATAGGCGTCATACTCTTCACCATGGACGCCAGGCTGGCCATTTACTTAGTCATACCGGTGCCCCTGGTGGCCTACATGATATACAGCTACAGGAGGAAGTCGCACAGGCTCTACCACAGGAACTGGAGGAACAGCGCTGACGTCACCTCACTCATAAACGACACCGTGCCTAACTACGTTGTCATAAGGTCCTTCGGCAAGGAGGAGGCCGTCAGCTCAAGGCTTGAGTCGGGCCTCAGGAGGCTCCTCAGGTCAAGCATAGACATAACAATCATGAACCAGACCTACTGGCCCCTCCTGGGCTTCCTGCTCTCCCTGGCCACGGTAGTCATATGGTGGGTCGGGGGCACAGAGGTCATAAGCGGCGCGGTTAAGCTGGGCGTCCTGGTGGCGTTTGTTGCCTACGCGAGCCAGTTCTACGCGCCGATAAACAACCTGGGAAACGTGCTCCCCTTCGTCCAGCAGTCCCTCACCTCTGCCGACAGGCTCAGGGAGCTGCTCGAGGCCCCAGCCTCGGGCCAGGGAGGCAGTGAGAGGCCCAACATGAGGGGCGACGTGGAGTTCAAGGACGTGACGTTCGGCTACGACCCGCTGGTCCCCGTGGTCAAGGGGGTGAACATAAGGGTCAGGGGAGGCTCGAGGGTAGCCGTAGTGGGCCGCTCCGGCTCAGGCAAGAGCACGCTGGTCAAGCTGCTCCTCGGCCTCTACAGGCCCCAGGAGGGCTCAATAACCGTTGACGGCGTCGACGTGAGCAGGATTGACAGGAGGTACTTCATGTCGAGGGTGGCCTACGTGCCCCAGGACGTGACCCTGTTCTACGACACGATTGGGAACAACATAGCCTTCGGGGCGGAGAGGCCCGTGGGCCCCAGGGAGATAATAGAGGCCGCCAGGGCCGCCATGATACATGGCGAGATAGCCCAGTTCCCGCTGGCATATGACACGATAGCCGGCGAGAGGGGCACGTACCTCTCTGGCGGGCAGAGGCAGAGGGTTGGGATAGCGAGGGCGCTCATAAAGGACCCTGACCTGGTCATACTTGATGAGGCCACGTCAAACCTTGACGTCGAGAGCGAGACGCTGGTGTACCAGGCCATAACTAACCTGACAAGGGGGAGGACCACCATAATGATAACCCACAACCCGGTCGAGATCATGGGGGCCGAGCAGGTGGTGGTAATGGAGGACGGCAGGGTGGTGGAGGTCGGCACGCCGAGGGAGCTCATGGAGTCCCACGGCAAGCTCTACGAGCTCATGTCGTCCTACGGCTACAGCGAGTACGTCCCGCCCCCGCCCCCCAGGCCCGCGAGGGAGGCGCCGATCGTAGAGGACCCGTCAGCGGTCAAGGTTATGCCCTCGGGCAGGGGGAGCCTTGTGGACGTAAGCATAGACGGGGTCACGCACAGGGGCCTGAGGCCCAAGCTTCTCTTCCCGATAACCCATCCCGAGGTTGTTGGCCTCTACGACGGCGAGGGCAACGAGGTCGCCATAATACTTGACATGAACAGGCTTGACGAGGCCTCCAGGAGGGCCCTGGCCGACGCCATAAGGAGGGGCCTGGTGAAGTACAGGGTCTCCAGGATCAAGGACATCGTGGCCACGGGCGACGGGCTCTCATGGAGGGTGATAGCAGTGGACGGCTCCAGGAGCTTCGAGGCCTCCGTGCTGTCCCAGAGCAGGGGCGACGTCCTGCTGCTGAACAACAGGATAGCCGTGATAGACAGCAGGAGCGGCGTGATATACGAGGTCTACCCTGACCAGCTCGACGGCAGGAGCCTTAAGCTGCTCAGGGAGACGGTCGGCTAAGCCCAAAAGTCCTCGGGGCCCAGGGTCCGCGGGGGCAGGGTTGAGCTGCGACCTGGTCAAGGTCTCCGAGGAGGCCAGGGGAAGGGGCGTCTTTGTGGTCTACACCACGGTTGAGCTCAGGGAAAGGGCCGACGGCGACCCCCTGGGCGGCGTCGTCTCAGACTACGTGGCCTACTTGAGGTCCTCCCTCACCCTTGATGGGCTCAAGTATCACCCGGTGGTCAGGGCCTACAGGGACTTCTTCTGGAGGCTCGGCATAGACCCCACCAAGGTGAGGCCGAGCTCCGAGGCGCTGGCGAGGAGGGCCCTGAGGGGCGAGTTTCCCAGGGTGAGCCCGCTGGTTGACGCGGGAAACCTCGCCTCCCTGAGGACCCTCGTGCCCATAGGCATCTACGACCTCGACCTGGCCTCCCCTCCGTTCACCATAACGCTGTCGAGGGGCAGGGTCAAGTTCTACCCCATAGGGGGCAGGGAGCAGGAGCTGCCCGAGGGGTACCCAATAATGGTTGACTCCAGGGGCGTGGTGGTGCACCTTTACGCCCACAGGGACTCATCGCTAACCTCGGTGAGGGAGTCCACCAGGAGGGCGCTGATAGTGGGCACCGGCGTCCCAGGGGTTGAGAAGGGGCTGGTGGGCCAGGCCGTTGAGCTCACGGTCAAGCTGTCCTCAGCGGTGGGCTGGGCCCAGGAGGGCCCCACCTGCGAGGCCTAAGTGCTGATCAACTTATAACCTTTGCCAAGGCTTTCCTCCCGGTGGGGAAACGGTGAACATGTTCCAGGCCCTGGGAGTCAGCCTCTCGTCGCCGACGGGCATAGCCATCACCATAATAGAGTTCCTGCTCGGCTTTGGCGCCGGGTACGTGCTGTTCAAGGGGCTTAAGTACATAATTGCGTTCTTCCTTATACTAATAGTAGGCGACCTCCTGAGCGTGTGGAAGATCAGCGCGCTGAACTTCAAGTCCCTGGCCGCCGGTGTGGCCTCAGGCAACACGACGGAGCTGGCGGAGGGCCTCAGGTCGCTCGCGCCGTTCCTGGGCATCATAGAGCCCCTGTTCACGTCAATCATAATATTCGTGGGGTTCCTGATAGGGGCCGCGGTGGCCTTCTTCAAGTAAATAAAAAAGGAGAAAGAGAAGGGGGATGGTAGGGGCTTTTTACGGGCTAGCGGCTCATATGTAGAGGATCACATCGGATGAGGCGGCCTCGCTGAGGAAGGTGGCTACCCCGGCTATGTCATCTACTAGGCCTGGGTCGAAGTCCTCCTTTTTGAGCCCTAGCATGTCAGCCACGAGGCTGCACGCCACGACCCTCACCTTGCCCTCCCTCTTGG
It includes:
- a CDS encoding DUF1854 domain-containing protein, with amino-acid sequence MRACADLGPDLTPACINVELTDEALLADGRVIARLSDVRRAFVEPGVNVSRLVLELNDGRQVEALYFTRPREEDFRRMAEAINRRLRAEGEQAGRGGSRRERRASTIRWLYTFARPYRRRLIIGTSLALVATALNLVPPYLLKVLIDSVLESPTHPRGLFTELIATLLGSYVALTIVSAVQNYVLNSTGSMIINHIRHELYRHVVNNVEASFIDRVTPSRILSRLTTDAGNTNWLMVWGLPTVLTNVLTVIGIGVILFTMDARLAIYLVIPVPLVAYMIYSYRRKSHRLYHRNWRNSADVTSLINDTVPNYVVIRSFGKEEAVSSRLESGLRRLLRSSIDITIMNQTYWPLLGFLLSLATVVIWWVGGTEVISGAVKLGVLVAFVAYASQFYAPINNLGNVLPFVQQSLTSADRLRELLEAPASGQGGSERPNMRGDVEFKDVTFGYDPLVPVVKGVNIRVRGGSRVAVVGRSGSGKSTLVKLLLGLYRPQEGSITVDGVDVSRIDRRYFMSRVAYVPQDVTLFYDTIGNNIAFGAERPVGPREIIEAARAAMIHGEIAQFPLAYDTIAGERGTYLSGGQRQRVGIARALIKDPDLVILDEATSNLDVESETLVYQAITNLTRGRTTIMITHNPVEIMGAEQVVVMEDGRVVEVGTPRELMESHGKLYELMSSYGYSEYVPPPPPRPAREAPIVEDPSAVKVMPSGRGSLVDVSIDGVTHRGLRPKLLFPITHPEVVGLYDGEGNEVAIILDMNRLDEASRRALADAIRRGLVKYRVSRIKDIVATGDGLSWRVIAVDGSRSFEASVLSQSRGDVLLLNNRIAVIDSRSGVIYEVYPDQLDGRSLKLLRETVG
- a CDS encoding metal-dependent hydrolase family protein, whose amino-acid sequence is MGTLVIEDALIFDSSGRQPFRGTVVVKDNVIEDVGTRGEVSPPEGARVVEARGMFLMPGLIDAHLHLTGSRSGRIEEDLVTPIGVFFARAVRDLEALADAGFTTVVDAGSIVGLHLRDAVAEGTVRGPRVVAAGPVLSQTFGHADVHYLPVEWVDYRTTRKLTPFASLICDGEAECRKAARHAMREGADFIKVMASGGVLSQRDRPEYRQFTLEELKAIVDEARAANRWVHAHAEGKAGIVNAARAGVKIVAHCDMMDEEAAEEVLKAGATCVPTFAIDYRLLEEGQKLGVPEWGMRKIAELADIHLENIRRAYRMGVRLATGTDFSGGVGRHGENAEEVAIFVEKVGMTPQEALIAATRNAAYAAGLEGRAGIIAKGALADLILVDGNPLDNVRALTDRSRVKLVVRGGEVIKDLTTRA
- a CDS encoding B3/4 domain-containing protein, giving the protein MSCDLVKVSEEARGRGVFVVYTTVELRERADGDPLGGVVSDYVAYLRSSLTLDGLKYHPVVRAYRDFFWRLGIDPTKVRPSSEALARRALRGEFPRVSPLVDAGNLASLRTLVPIGIYDLDLASPPFTITLSRGRVKFYPIGGREQELPEGYPIMVDSRGVVVHLYAHRDSSLTSVRESTRRALIVGTGVPGVEKGLVGQAVELTVKLSSAVGWAQEGPTCEA